Proteins from a single region of Candidatus Puniceispirillum marinum IMCC1322:
- the surE gene encoding 5'/3'-nucleotidase SurE, whose protein sequence is MTKNQRDVNSGVNRSFGRILLCNDDGIDAVGLRVLRAIAHSLSDDVWVVAPVQNHSGASRSITLRRDVEIKDVAHQEFSVSGTPADCIIFAVNKILDKRPDLVLSGVNHGMNVGDDVLYSGTVAAAMEATLAGIPAIALSQQGGRENREEYQVAEAHGASLVQHLWNSGWPDRLVPNVNFPKGDPDTIKGMMVSTTDQHKFGDIIEDGAKAGHFRLGPLISKPDASPGSDRAAIRDGWIAMTPLGMDLTAHQQIFEFEPLSF, encoded by the coding sequence ATGACCAAAAATCAACGTGACGTCAATTCTGGCGTAAACCGATCTTTTGGTCGCATATTATTATGTAATGATGATGGTATTGATGCTGTTGGCCTTCGGGTTTTGCGCGCCATTGCCCATAGTTTAAGCGATGATGTATGGGTAGTTGCTCCCGTGCAAAATCATTCTGGCGCATCACGGTCAATTACCTTGCGTCGTGATGTGGAAATCAAAGACGTGGCGCATCAGGAATTTTCCGTTTCGGGCACGCCTGCCGATTGCATTATCTTTGCCGTGAATAAGATCCTTGATAAACGTCCCGATCTGGTTTTGAGCGGTGTGAATCATGGTATGAATGTTGGCGATGACGTGCTGTATTCTGGGACTGTGGCGGCAGCCATGGAAGCCACACTTGCTGGCATTCCTGCCATTGCCCTGTCGCAGCAAGGAGGCCGCGAAAACCGGGAAGAATATCAGGTAGCCGAAGCGCATGGCGCAAGCCTTGTCCAGCATCTATGGAATAGTGGCTGGCCGGATCGCCTAGTTCCGAATGTGAATTTTCCTAAAGGTGATCCGGATACAATCAAGGGGATGATGGTATCCACAACCGATCAGCACAAATTTGGTGATATAATCGAAGATGGTGCCAAAGCTGGTCATTTCCGCCTTGGCCCACTCATTTCCAAGCCTGATGCTAGTCCGGGAAGTGACCGCGCGGCAATCAGGGATGGATGGATTGCGATGACACCATTGGGAATGGATTTAACAGCCCATCAACAAATTTTTGAATTTGAGCCGCTAAGTTTTTAG
- the serS gene encoding serine--tRNA ligase codes for MHDIRFIREHPDQFDAAMKRRKVDMSASSILEIDSARRALQSELQDMQSRRNIASKEIGKLKANGGDADALIAEVNDIKTALPDIETREADLAHKLDSVLMEIPNILDVSVPDGDDEHDNELIHSYGDIPSFSFTPIDHVALGEGLGQMDFALGAKLAGARFVVLQGQLARLERALAALMLDTHTSEFGYIETVPPSLVNSQTMTGTGQLPKFAEDLYKTDDKWLIPTAEVPLTNIVAGDILTPDILPIRMTAYTNCFRSEAGSAGRDTRGMIRQHQFSKVEMVSISHPDDSAAELERMTGCAEAILQKLELPYRVLKLCSGDTGFSAEQTYDLEVWLPGQDEGRGMYREISSCSNCGPFQARRMKARYRDKDTGETQFLHTLNGSGLAVGRTMIAILENGQQEDGTVCLPAALHPYMGTDRLIKQSA; via the coding sequence ATGCATGATATCCGTTTCATCCGTGAACATCCCGATCAATTTGACGCTGCCATGAAACGGCGTAAGGTTGATATGTCGGCGTCTTCCATTCTGGAAATAGACAGCGCCCGCCGTGCCTTGCAAAGCGAACTTCAGGACATGCAGTCACGCAGGAATATTGCGTCCAAGGAGATTGGAAAGCTTAAAGCCAATGGTGGCGATGCCGATGCGCTTATTGCCGAGGTCAATGATATCAAAACGGCACTGCCCGATATTGAGACCCGCGAAGCTGATCTGGCGCATAAATTAGATTCCGTTTTAATGGAAATTCCAAATATTCTGGATGTATCAGTACCAGATGGTGATGATGAACATGATAATGAGCTAATACATTCATATGGTGACATTCCGTCCTTTAGCTTTACGCCGATTGACCATGTGGCACTTGGCGAAGGTCTGGGGCAAATGGATTTTGCCCTTGGTGCTAAGCTTGCTGGCGCACGCTTTGTGGTATTACAAGGCCAGTTAGCACGCCTTGAACGGGCACTTGCTGCATTAATGCTTGATACACACACAAGCGAATTTGGCTATATTGAGACAGTGCCCCCATCTTTGGTAAATAGCCAGACGATGACAGGTACTGGACAACTGCCAAAATTTGCAGAAGATCTTTATAAAACCGATGATAAATGGTTGATACCAACGGCTGAAGTGCCGCTTACAAACATTGTTGCTGGTGACATTCTGACGCCTGATATTCTGCCAATACGGATGACAGCTTATACTAATTGTTTCCGTTCCGAAGCGGGGTCAGCTGGGCGTGATACGCGCGGCATGATCCGTCAACACCAGTTTTCAAAAGTTGAAATGGTATCGATCAGTCACCCCGATGACTCGGCAGCTGAGCTGGAGCGCATGACCGGATGTGCTGAAGCTATTTTGCAAAAATTAGAATTGCCATACCGTGTACTTAAATTATGTAGCGGTGATACTGGCTTTTCAGCTGAACAAACCTATGATCTTGAAGTATGGCTTCCAGGTCAGGATGAGGGGCGCGGTATGTATCGCGAAATTTCATCTTGTTCAAATTGTGGACCATTTCAGGCGCGCCGCATGAAAGCCCGCTATCGTGACAAGGACACTGGTGAAACACAATTCTTGCATACGCTCAATGGGTCGGGTCTTGCGGTTGGTCGTACAATGATTGCCATTCTGGAAAATGGGCAACAAGAAGATGGCACAGTATGTCTGCCGGCGGCCTTGCATCCATATATGGGGACTGATCGCCTGATTAAGCAAAGCGCATGA
- the tatC gene encoding twin-arginine translocase subunit TatC, producing the protein MAKPPKKNKADNQKPEIIDETTADVEMDDDVQNDDASSHDDYETNIDDDTQTYDDGEVKMSLVAHLTELRNRLGIAIAAFIILFLICVAPIPGTDNSSIAYHVFIFLQAPLADVMEARGGGRMIFTALHEGFFTQIKVGFFTALCVTFPIMSMQIWRFIAPGLYKNEKQAFLPFLIATPVLFLMGAAMVYYVVTPLAWNFFISFEMAASEGALAIEVEPRISEYLSLVMRLIFAFGLAFELPVVLLLLARAGLVTPEGLAEKRKIAIVIAFVAAAILTPPDIISQVLLATPIIILYELSIFGAKIMNKRQYDEFDD; encoded by the coding sequence ATGGCTAAGCCTCCTAAAAAAAATAAGGCAGATAATCAAAAGCCTGAAATAATCGACGAAACAACCGCAGATGTCGAAATGGATGACGATGTGCAAAATGACGACGCATCATCACATGATGATTATGAAACCAACATCGATGACGACACACAGACATATGATGATGGTGAGGTAAAGATGTCACTGGTCGCACATCTTACCGAATTGCGAAACCGTCTTGGCATCGCGATTGCTGCCTTTATTATTCTGTTCCTGATCTGTGTCGCGCCCATTCCCGGTACCGATAATAGCTCGATCGCCTATCATGTTTTCATTTTCCTGCAAGCGCCGCTTGCTGATGTTATGGAAGCCAGAGGCGGAGGGCGGATGATATTTACCGCCCTTCATGAAGGATTCTTTACCCAAATCAAGGTCGGTTTTTTCACCGCTTTATGTGTGACGTTTCCTATTATGAGTATGCAAATCTGGCGGTTCATAGCCCCCGGCCTGTATAAAAACGAAAAACAGGCGTTTTTGCCGTTTCTCATTGCCACGCCCGTTCTGTTTTTGATGGGTGCAGCCATGGTTTATTACGTCGTGACACCGCTGGCCTGGAACTTTTTCATCTCTTTTGAAATGGCTGCTTCTGAAGGCGCGTTGGCGATTGAAGTTGAGCCGCGGATCAGCGAATATCTTTCACTTGTAATGCGTTTGATCTTTGCATTCGGATTGGCTTTCGAATTACCAGTTGTGTTGCTTTTGCTGGCACGTGCAGGACTTGTGACGCCTGAAGGGCTGGCGGAAAAACGTAAAATAGCGATTGTTATCGCTTTTGTGGCCGCGGCAATTCTGACACCACCTGATATAATTTCACAAGTGTTGCTGGCGACTCCTATTATTATACTGTATGAATTATCAATATTTGGCGCAAAGATTATGAATAAACGCCAATATGACGAATTTGATGATTAG
- the tatB gene encoding Sec-independent protein translocase protein TatB, translated as MLDIGGWEFLVVAFVLLMVVGPKELPKMLRGFTRFTRQMRAMASEFTRGMEDIASQSEVSDLKNTIADIKQGDYSNLVDTIDPSGDLADTVDETKRSIAGNTDLEEVKSLVGDAKAMIGDDLQQAGTKSPAAKKTTPKKTVVKKPAPKKTTRPSATKKSKKSAG; from the coding sequence ATGCTTGATATTGGTGGCTGGGAATTTTTGGTCGTTGCTTTTGTGCTACTCATGGTGGTTGGCCCAAAGGAACTGCCAAAGATGTTACGCGGATTTACCCGCTTCACGAGGCAGATGCGCGCCATGGCTAGCGAATTTACGCGTGGTATGGAAGATATTGCCTCGCAATCCGAGGTTAGCGATCTGAAAAACACCATAGCCGATATCAAACAGGGTGATTATTCAAACCTTGTGGATACGATTGACCCCTCTGGTGATCTTGCAGATACGGTTGATGAAACCAAACGTTCAATCGCTGGGAATACTGATCTGGAAGAAGTAAAATCACTTGTGGGTGATGCTAAAGCCATGATCGGTGATGACCTGCAACAAGCTGGCACAAAGTCACCTGCCGCAAAGAAAACGACCCCAAAGAAAACTGTGGTTAAGAAACCGGCGCCAAAGAAAACAACGCGTCCCTCGGCTACCAAAAAGTCGAAGAAATCTGCTGGGTAA
- the tatA gene encoding twin-arginine translocase TatA/TatE family subunit, translating into MGFTSIWHWLVVLAVVLLLFGGRGKVSSLMGDFGKGLRNFKSGLKGPEDNADADETDEAEVIEVAPARKAAKKPAVKKAAPKKAAKKAAPKKKVAKKATKKAAPKKAAVKKKATKKSAAKT; encoded by the coding sequence ATGGGTTTCACTAGCATATGGCATTGGCTTGTTGTTCTGGCTGTGGTTTTGTTGCTTTTTGGTGGCAGAGGCAAAGTTTCATCTCTTATGGGCGATTTCGGTAAAGGTCTTCGTAATTTCAAATCTGGTCTAAAAGGCCCCGAAGATAACGCTGATGCAGACGAAACGGATGAAGCCGAAGTCATAGAGGTTGCGCCTGCACGCAAGGCCGCGAAAAAGCCAGCGGTAAAGAAGGCCGCCCCGAAAAAGGCTGCCAAGAAAGCCGCGCCGAAAAAGAAAGTCGCTAAAAAGGCCACCAAGAAAGCCGCGCCGAAAAAAGCCGCAGTAAAGAAAAAAGCGACTAAAAAATCTGCCGCCAAGACATAG
- a CDS encoding ABC transporter ATP-binding protein — protein sequence MLDFRNVGHAYNGTPSVSDVSFTVDEGEVVSLLGPSGCGKTTLLRLAAGLETPSKGQILLQNQIVSSPDHSLPPEKRGIGFMFQDYALFPHLSVIQNVLFGLKTRGSAAIARAMDTLAQTGIEDLADVYPHELSGGQQQRVALARALAPNPKVILLDEPYAGLDSRLRERIRDQMLHVLKAAGTAALMVTHDAEEAMFMSDRIVVLREGEIEQAGRPVNLYCQPKSAFVAEFFGEVNRLEGVVKDRKIQTPLGVFDASDTMDDGQAASVVIRHEALQIVPDSDHALQQTQILSNENGAAAEVMEARLLGRASLIHLSVPTGRDEVHLHARIPGLNSFEAGSQVRVQVDPSQAFVFATKQGSTI from the coding sequence TCTGGGTGTGGCAAGACCACTTTATTGCGTCTAGCAGCCGGACTGGAAACCCCCAGTAAAGGCCAAATCCTATTACAAAATCAGATCGTCTCATCGCCAGACCACAGCCTTCCCCCCGAAAAACGTGGTATTGGCTTCATGTTTCAGGATTACGCATTATTTCCGCATTTATCAGTCATTCAGAATGTTCTGTTTGGGTTGAAAACCCGAGGTAGTGCGGCGATCGCCCGTGCCATGGATACGTTGGCACAAACAGGCATCGAAGACCTGGCTGACGTTTACCCGCATGAATTATCAGGGGGACAGCAACAGCGCGTTGCATTAGCGCGGGCATTGGCACCCAATCCAAAAGTCATATTGCTTGATGAACCCTATGCAGGTCTTGATAGCCGCTTGCGAGAGCGTATTCGTGATCAGATGCTGCATGTGTTGAAAGCAGCCGGGACAGCCGCGCTCATGGTTACGCATGACGCCGAAGAAGCCATGTTTATGTCTGACCGTATCGTTGTGCTTCGGGAAGGCGAGATTGAACAAGCTGGTCGTCCCGTTAATCTATATTGCCAACCCAAAAGTGCCTTTGTGGCAGAGTTCTTTGGTGAGGTGAACAGGCTTGAAGGTGTAGTCAAAGATCGTAAAATTCAAACGCCATTGGGTGTGTTTGATGCGTCCGATACTATGGATGACGGACAGGCCGCTAGTGTTGTCATACGGCATGAAGCACTTCAGATCGTTCCTGACAGTGATCATGCCCTACAGCAAACGCAGATCCTATCAAATGAAAATGGTGCCGCCGCCGAGGTTATGGAAGCTCGTTTGCTGGGTAGGGCGTCATTGATACATCTATCAGTGCCAACGGGACGCGACGAAGTGCATTTACATGCGCGCATTCCCGGATTGAATTCGTTTGAAGCGGGAAGTCAAGTGCGTGTTCAGGTAGATCCATCACAGGCTTTTGTTTTTGCAACCAAACAAGGGTCAACTATCTGA